A single genomic interval of Labrus bergylta chromosome 18, fLabBer1.1, whole genome shotgun sequence harbors:
- the tmem50a gene encoding LOW QUALITY PROTEIN: transmembrane protein 50A (The sequence of the model RefSeq protein was modified relative to this genomic sequence to represent the inferred CDS: inserted 2 bases in 1 codon), with protein MCMTELLRRLXSGLSRGSTSKKENKRVMSGFLDGIRCGDCECNVDWGERRNTIASVAAGVLFFTGWWIIIDAAVKYPDEGQFHHAYHTCGVIATVAFLMINAVSNGQVRGDSYSEGCMGQTGARVWLFIGFMLAFGSLIASMWILFGGFVVAQKPVVYPGIAIFFQNAFIFFGGLVFKFGRTEDLWQ; from the exons ATGTGCATGACCGAGCTTTTACGGAGGCT ATCGGGTTTATCCAGGGGGTCTAcatcaaaaaaggaaaataaaag AGTCATGTCAGGTTTTCTGGACGGGATCCGGTGCGGAGATTGCGAATGCAATGTGGACTGGGGAGAAAGGAGAAACACCATCGCATCTGTTGCAGCTGGAGTTCTG TTCTTCACCGGTTGGTGGATCATCATCGATGCAGCAGTGAAATATCCTGATGAAGGACAGTTTCATCATGCATATCACACTTGTGGAGTCATTGCTACAGTGGCCTTCCTCAT GATAAATGCTGTTTCAAATGGCCAAGTGAGGGGGGACAGCTACAGTGAAGGCTGCATGGGACAGACTG GCGCTCGAGTGTGGCTCTTCATCGGCTTCATGCTGGCTTTTGGCTCCCTCATTGCCTCCATGTGGATTCTGTTTGGGGGATTTGTTGTGGCTC AAAAGCCTGTTGTCTACCCTGGGATTGCCATTTTCTTccaaaatgcattcattttctttGG GGGTTTGGTCTTCAAGTTTGGACGCACAGAGGATCTCTGGCAGTAA
- the rsrp1 gene encoding arginine/serine-rich protein 1 isoform X2, producing the protein MAKGNDSQSDMACARQTDCINVIFDSPAPSPSQCGSSISCESDRSSDSVDHRGRGSNRSSSSSSIGSRSPRSRSRSHPRCHRPSSRCRCDNHFRHGRGRRPSSPPRRYRARSRSCSRSPLTKSHSSRRHNRSRSRSPGRWSRYSKAASRSLKSSSRTYRSKSRSSERSDSLSVDDKRELLKAAYANSVKILGVDNLDLPESVKPILSKHLESKPVSPEPGTRVTQNPLKTLAQNPPIADGVQGLDFIIVTVPVKRAKKR; encoded by the exons ATGGCAAAGGGAAATGACTCTCAATCCGATATGGCATGTGCCCGCCAGACTGATTGCATCAATGTAATCTTCGACAGCCCTGCCCCGTCTCCCTCACAATGCGGATCAAGTATCAGCTGTGAAAGTGACCGCTCCTCTGACTCTGTAGACCACAGGGGACGTGGTAGCAACAggtcctcttcttcatcttcaatCGGCAGCAGGTCTCCCCGCTCGAGGTCCCGTTCTCATCCTCGTTGCCACAGACCTTCTTCACGCTGTCGCTGCGACAACCATTTCAGACATGGCCGTGGCAGACGTCCCAGCTCCCCGCCACGGCGCTACAGGGCCCGGTCTCGCTCCTGCAGCCGGTCACCACTGACAAAGTCCCACTCCAGTCGCAGACACAACAGGTCTCGTTCCAGGTCACCCGGGCGCTGGAGCAGATACAGCAAGGCTGCTAGTCGTTCTCTCAAATCTTCCTCAAGAACTTACAGGAGCAAGTCAAGATCATCAGAACGCTCTGATAGTTTGAGTGTGGATG ATAAAAGGGAGCTTCTCAAAGCTGCGTATGCCAATTCTGTGAAGATCCTAGGAGTGGATAATCTGGACCTTCCTGAGAGCGTGAAACCAATCCTGTCAAAGCATTTGGAATCCAAACCAGTGTCACCAGAGCCAGGGACAAGGGTAACACAAAACCCTTTGAAGACTCTTGCACAG AATCCTCCAATTGCTGATGGTGTGCAGGGACTGGACTTCATTATAGTGACTGTCCCTGTCAAGAGAgctaaaaaaagatga
- the rsrp1 gene encoding arginine/serine-rich protein 1 isoform X1 — translation MAKGNDSQSDMACARQTDCINVIFDSPAPSPSQCGSSISCESDRSSDSVDHRGRGSNRSSSSSSIGSRSPRSRSRSHPRCHRPSSRCRCDNHFRHGRGRRPSSPPRRYRARSRSCSRSPLTKSHSSRRHNRSRSRSPGRWSRYSKAASRSLKSSSRTYRSKSRSSERSDSLSVDDKRELLKAAYANSVKILGVDNLDLPESVKPILSKHLESKPVSPEPGTRVTQNPLKTLAQMNEEESEDVPILKLCQKGKISFSINNSVVKPTVVALSCAKVTPRMDSYESRKPYGHWVPVKSGRTSKARKHHLAMSH, via the exons ATGGCAAAGGGAAATGACTCTCAATCCGATATGGCATGTGCCCGCCAGACTGATTGCATCAATGTAATCTTCGACAGCCCTGCCCCGTCTCCCTCACAATGCGGATCAAGTATCAGCTGTGAAAGTGACCGCTCCTCTGACTCTGTAGACCACAGGGGACGTGGTAGCAACAggtcctcttcttcatcttcaatCGGCAGCAGGTCTCCCCGCTCGAGGTCCCGTTCTCATCCTCGTTGCCACAGACCTTCTTCACGCTGTCGCTGCGACAACCATTTCAGACATGGCCGTGGCAGACGTCCCAGCTCCCCGCCACGGCGCTACAGGGCCCGGTCTCGCTCCTGCAGCCGGTCACCACTGACAAAGTCCCACTCCAGTCGCAGACACAACAGGTCTCGTTCCAGGTCACCCGGGCGCTGGAGCAGATACAGCAAGGCTGCTAGTCGTTCTCTCAAATCTTCCTCAAGAACTTACAGGAGCAAGTCAAGATCATCAGAACGCTCTGATAGTTTGAGTGTGGATG ATAAAAGGGAGCTTCTCAAAGCTGCGTATGCCAATTCTGTGAAGATCCTAGGAGTGGATAATCTGGACCTTCCTGAGAGCGTGAAACCAATCCTGTCAAAGCATTTGGAATCCAAACCAGTGTCACCAGAGCCAGGGACAAGGGTAACACAAAACCCTTTGAAGACTCTTGCACAG ATGAATGAGGAGGAGTCCGAAGATGTACCTATCCTGAAACTGTGCcaaaaagggaaaatctctTTCAGCATTAAT AATTCTGTGGTGAAACCAACAGTGGTAGCTCTATCTTGTGCTAAGGTGACTCCAAGAATGGACAGCTATGAAAGCAGGAAGCCATACGGCCACTGGGTTCCAGTTAAATCAGGAAGAACGTCCAAAGCAAGAAAGCACCACCTTGCCATGTCACACTAG
- the rhd gene encoding rh blood group, D antigen: protein MGSCPVKSARGTKTCVSLKNTVQGASTMAPWYAPSLRSRLAPLLLFLQMGFIFIYGFCTEVESNVSVDGITFRNFYPNFQDVNVIVFLGFGFLSTFLVRYGFSGCGFNVLVSVMATQLAIILNGIESWYYRGKISINLRSLVVAEMCTVSALISIGAVLGKTNPVHLVFIALLEVSGFVLNKWFLQTLLKVQPLNSIMQLHIFGAFFGLMLTWMLYRKGSELPFEKEKSDHKSGLFSMLGTVFLWMFWPSFNSVLVDDAPSGRKLGVVCSTYLALAVSAVTAAAVSVLSSPKGKLNLNHMQSCILAGGVAIGVSMSVVHQPWEAISIGFIAAIVSTIGYRYLKIHMLLAFQCHDTCAMLSTHGLPGLLGWLAHLVLQLKDCDDHTMGIRFAVVHICTLFITITLSLSMGIITGCLLKLNFWRPPQDKKCFDDQAFWEFPHLAVQK from the exons ATGGGGTCATGCCCTGTTAAAAGCGCCAGGGGGACCAAAACATGCGTCAGTTTGAAGAACACTGTGCAGGGTGCGTCTACAATGGCTCCCTGGTACGCACCAAGTCTTCGCTCCCGTCTGGCacctttgttgctttttttgcaGATGGGGTTTATTTTCATATATGGCTTTTGCACTGAGGTAGAGAGCAATGTGAGTGTTGACGGAATAACGTTCAGAAACTTTTACCCAA acTTCCAGGATGTAAATGTTATAGTGTTTCTAGGTTTTGGATTCTTAAGCACTTTTCTAGTGCGTTATGGTTTcagtggctgtgggttcaacgttcttgtgtctgtcatggcaaCTCAGCTGGCTATCATACTCAATGGAATTGAGTCCTGGTATTACAGAGGAAAGATCAGTATCAATTTGAGAAG CTTAGTTGTTGCTGAGATGTGCACCGTATCTGCCCTCATTTCAATTGGAGCCGTGCTGGGGAAGACTAACCCTGTGCACCTCGTCTTTATTGCCCTGCTTGAGGTATCTGGATTTGTTCTGAATAAGTGGTTCCTCCAGACTCTGTTAAAG GTCCAACCTTTGAACAGCATCatgcagcttcacatctttggGGCCTTTTTTGGACTCATGCTGACTTGGATGCTGTATCGGAAAGGATCTGAGCTACCATTTGAAAAAGAGAAATCTGATCACAAATCAGGATTATTCTCCATGCTGG GGACTGTGTTCCTATGGATGTTCTGGCCAAGTTTTAATTCAGTACTTGTGGATGATGCTCCTTCTGGGAGGAAGTTGGGGGTCGTGTGCAGCACCTACCTTGCTCTGGCTGTCAGTGCTGTAACAGCAGCTGCTGTTTCTGTCCTCTCCAGTCCCAAGGGAAAACTCAACCTG AACCACATGCAGTCATGCATCCTTGCTGGTGGTGTTGCTATTGGGGTTTCCATGTCAGTGGTTCATCAGCCATGGGAAGCCATTTCAATCGGATTCATTGCAGCAATTGTCTCAACCATTGGATACAGATATCTCAAG ATCCACATGCTTCTTGCATTTCAGTGCCATGACACCTGTGCTATGCTGAGCACACACGGGCTCCCTGGTCTACTTGGGTGGCTGGCACATCTTGTCCTTCAGCTTAAAGACTGTGATGATCACACCAT GGGAATCCGGTTTGCTGTTGTTCACATTTGTACACTTTTCATCACCATCACTCTGAGTCTGTCCATGGGAATCATTACAG GGTGTTTACTGAAGTTGAACTTCTGGAGACCACCCCAGGACaagaaatgttttgatgatCAGGCTTTTTGGGAG tTTCCCCATCTTGCAGTGCAAAAGTGA
- the syf2 gene encoding pre-mRNA-splicing factor syf2: MASCSETSATATEEETTETLPSQKREERLRKFRELHFKRNEARKLNHQEVVEEDKRLKLPSNWEAKKARLEWELSVDEKKKECAARGEDYDRVKLLEITADDAERWERKKKKKNPDTGFAGYAEAQFRQYQRLTKQIRPDYESYEKQREDCGEDFHPTSNSLIHGTHVPTKEGIDRMVEDVEKQIEKRAKYSRRRAYNDDADIDYINERNAKFNKKAERFYGKYTAEIKQNLERGTAV; this comes from the exons ATGGCGTCCTGTAGTGAA ACGTCTGCTACAGCCACCGAAGAGGAAACGACGGAAACTCTGCCTTcacagaagagagaagagagactcAGAAAGTTCAGAGAGTTGCATTTCAAACGG AATGAAGCACGTAaactgaaccaccaggaagtcgTGGAAGAGGACAAGAGACTGAAACTCCCCTCTAACTGGGAGGCTAAAAAAGCCCGACTGGAGTGGGAGCTTTCTgtggatgaaaagaaaaag GAATGTGCTGCCAGGGGGGAGGACTATGACAGAGTGAAGCTGCTGGAAATCACAGCTGACGATGCAGAGCGgtgggagaggaagaagaagaagaaaaacccaGATACTGGATTTGCAG GATATGCAGAAGCTCAGTTTCGGCAGTATCAGAGGCTCACCAAGCAAATCAGACCAGACTATGAAAGCTATGAGAAGCAGAGGGAGGACTG TGGTGAAGACTTCCACCCCACGTCCAATAGCCTAATTCATGGCACCCATGTTCCCACAAAGGAGGGCATTGACAGGATGGTGGAGGATGTGGAGAAACA GATTGAGAAGCGAGCCAAGTACAGTCGACGCAGAGCCTACAACGACGATGCAGACATTGACTACATCAACGAGAGAAATGCCAAGTTCAACAAGAAGGCAGAGCGTTTCTATGGCAAATACACTgcagaaatcaaacaaaatctGGAGAGAGGCACAGCTGTCTAA
- the mgst3b gene encoding microsomal glutathione S-transferase 3b: protein MDILTVLPSSFGYVIFTYLYSWIMLGYLAVKVGAARKKYDVKYPTMYSDKEQVFNCIQRAHQNTLEVYPQWLVFQTIAALVYPLSASVLGAIWVTSKFSYAWGYYTGDPAKRMNGVYGYIGYFGVIILSISVALQLLGFF, encoded by the exons ATGGATATTCTGACAGTGTTGCCGTCCAGTTTTGGATATGTCATATTTACCTACCTGTACAGCTGGATTATGCTGGGCTATTTAGCAGTTAAGGTTGGGGCTGCAAGGAAGAAGTACGATGTCAAG TATCCCACTATGTACAGTGACAAGGAGCAAGTGTTCAACTGTATCCAGAGGGCACATCAGAACACCCTGGAGGTGTACCCACAGTGGCTTGTGTTCCAGACCATTGCAGCTCTTGTCTACCCG TTATCAGCCTCAGTGCTCGGGGCAATTTGGGTGACCAGCAAGTTTTCATATGCCTGGGGGTACTACACAGGAG ATCCAGCCAAAAGGATGAATGGTGTCTATGGCTACATTGGATACTTTGGTGTCATCATTCTTTCTATATCTGTTGCCCTGCAGTTGCTTGGATTCTTTTAA